CCCTGATTTACGGCCTCATTCAGCAGCCCAGTTTCATTCCAAAGTCCGAATTGCCCCTCGGATATGTATTTGGCAACGCTTTCACAGGTTGCTCCGATCATCGCCATTTCAAAGTCATGGATGGCGCCGGCACCATTGGTTGCAAAGTGGGTTACAAGGCCTCGTTTCATCAGCTCGATCATGAGCAGGCCATTGCCGGTTCGAATCACGTGTGCTCCGTACATCATGAGAACCGTCGCCCCTTTGTGCTTCGCATTGAGGATGGCCTCTGCAAGCAGATCATACTTGGGATCATCCTTCCACTGTATTTCTCCGTCAACCGCCTTGATGACCGTCTGCTTGACGTCATGGATTCGTTCTACCAGCGGCCTCAATTTCAGCTTGTTTCTGTCAAATTGTTTGTACGGCATGGCAACTCCTTATCTAATCAACTCCATGATTTTGTCTGTATCTTCAAAATCAGGGATAATGGCATCAGCACCAGCCTGAATCAGCCGTTCCCGCTTCCACTGATTGATGCCTTTCTGCCGAACCTCATCGCTGGCAACGCCAAAGGTATAGCCTCCCAGATTCTTCACAAGCTCAATCTCCACATATCCGTCTCCGAAGGATATCAGTTGATCGGGGCTCAGCTGGTTCTCAGAGATAATTTTCCGGATCACCAGTTCCTTGGAGCAGTCGGTTACGCCATCCAAGGCACCGTAGATGCCTCCGTCAAAATAGTCCTCAAGCTGCAGCAGCCTTACCTCCATCAGCACATCCTCTTCGTCGGTCCCGCTGGCAAGATAGGTTTTAATCCCGCATTCCCGCAATGCTTTGAGAAGCCTTCTTGCTCCGGTCACCGTGTATTTCTCGGGGTCACAGCCTGCTTTCAGTTCCTCGTGCCGATGCTCGATTCGCTCCCTTAGTCTTCGAAGGTACTCCGTCTTATATTCCAGAGCCTCTCTTGGCTGCCCTCCTCTTGCCGCAACCTCTTCCGCCAAGCGGATGCACTGGAAGATGGTCTGCTTTCCCGTAAGCGTATCGACGAAGGTCCGGACAGTTTCCTTGATCTCCTCTTCCTCTTCGGCCTTGGGAGTTTCCTTCAGCACTTCAATAAAGTAGGGGATCATGACATCCTGCCAGCCTTCTCTGATGAGACTCAGTGTTCCATCGAAGTCGAACAGGGCTGATTTGATCTTCGCATTCTGTTTCGGATATCGTCTGATTTCAACACCCCACATATCCATCAGCTCGTTTTGAATCGCACAGGACATGGCATGTTCATAGATCATATGCATATCCTCAAGCTGCTCCATGTTGTCCGTAGGTGCGATGAGCAGAAGGTCACATAGTCCGGCAAGCTTTCCTCCGTCTCTACCGGAAAAGCCTATGGTGAAGATGTTCATCTCCTTTGCGGTTTCCACCGCCTTTACGATATTGGGTGAGTTGCCGCTTCCGCTGAAGACCACTAGTACATCCCCGCGCTTCCCTTGGGTGCGAAGCGGTATGGAAAAGATATCTTCATAGGAAAAGTCGTTGGCCAGACAGGTGACGATGGGAGTGGAATCAGCAAGGCAGATGATTTTGAAGCCCTCCCGATTATGTACACGGCAGCCCTTTGTGAAGTCATTGGCCATGTGGGAGGCGGTAGCTGCACTTCCTCCATTTCCGGCTGTGAAAATCGTGCCGTCTTTTCCTTTTGTCTCAATCAGCTTCTGGATGATTTCTTCCAACAGTTCAAAATCGGTTTTTAGTAACTTTTCTGCGATTTCTGTTGAGTAATTTGAAAGGTATTCTTTCATCATGGTTCCTCCTTTGCGCTTACTGCCAATGAAAGAAGCTGTTATTCCTCTACGGAAACCCACTTTTGCGTCATGGCACTTTCATGGATTTTCTCACATAGAATCATTTCTCTAAGACCGTCTGCAAAGGTAGCGTACTCGATTGGGGCGCTTTTGTCGGTGATGGAAGCATAGATCGCTCTGAAGTTGTTCTTAAATGCATCGGGAAAGCCTTCGGCATGGCCGCCGGGGTAGGAAATCTGTCTTGCCGTTTCGCTTGACATGAGCGACGGATC
This genomic window from Clostridiales bacterium contains:
- a CDS encoding SIS domain-containing protein — protein: MMKEYLSNYSTEIAEKLLKTDFELLEEIIQKLIETKGKDGTIFTAGNGGSAATASHMANDFTKGCRVHNREGFKIICLADSTPIVTCLANDFSYEDIFSIPLRTQGKRGDVLVVFSGSGNSPNIVKAVETAKEMNIFTIGFSGRDGGKLAGLCDLLLIAPTDNMEQLEDMHMIYEHAMSCAIQNELMDMWGVEIRRYPKQNAKIKSALFDFDGTLSLIREGWQDVMIPYFIEVLKETPKAEEEEEIKETVRTFVDTLTGKQTIFQCIRLAEEVAARGGQPREALEYKTEYLRRLRERIEHRHEELKAGCDPEKYTVTGARRLLKALRECGIKTYLASGTDEEDVLMEVRLLQLEDYFDGGIYGALDGVTDCSKELVIRKIISENQLSPDQLISFGDGYVEIELVKNLGGYTFGVASDEVRQKGINQWKRERLIQAGADAIIPDFEDTDKIMELIR